A genomic region of Oncorhynchus mykiss isolate Arlee chromosome 16, USDA_OmykA_1.1, whole genome shotgun sequence contains the following coding sequences:
- the atp2a1l gene encoding ATPase sarcoplasmic/endoplasmic reticulum Ca2+ transporting 1, like isoform X1 produces MENAHTKTPAECLAFFGVNMETGLTPDQVKKNLAKYGPNALPAEEGKTTWELIVEQFEDLLVRILLLAACISFVLAWFEEGEETVTAFVEPFVILLILIANAVVGVWQERNAEDAIEALKEYEPEMGKVFRTDRRSVQKIKANVMVPGDIVEVSVGDKVPADIRIVAIRSTTLRIDQSILTGESVSVIKHTDPVPDPRAVNQDKKNMLFSGTNVAAGRAIGVVVATGVSTEIGKIRDQMVATEQEKTPLQAKLDEFGEQLSKVISLICVAVWAINIGHFNDPVHGGSWIRGAVYYFKIAIALAVAAIPEGLPAVITTCLALGTRRMAKKNAIVRSLPSVETLGCTSVICSDKTGTLTTNQMCVTKMFIIKNVDGDHVNLDMFDISGSKYTPEGEVSQGGVKTPCGSYDGLVELATISALCNDSSLDYNDAKKIYEKVGEATETAMCCLVEKMNVFNSKVTGLSKPDRANACCAVIKQLMKKEFTLEFSRDRKSMSVYCTPSKGDGGAKMFVKGAPEGVIDRCAYVRVGTTRIPLTSAVKEKILAVIKEWGCGRDTLRCLALATRDTPLKVEEMKLEDATKFIDYETDLTFVGCVGMLDPPRKEVTPAILLCKAAGIRVIMITGDNKGTAVAICRRIGIFTEDEDVTGKAFTGREFDDLPSFEMQSDAVRNASCYARVEPSHKSKIVGFLQGQDEITAMTGDGVNDAPALKKAEIGIAMGSGTAVAKSASEMVLADDNFSSIVSAVEEGRAIYNNMKQFIRYLISSNVGEVVCIFLTAALGLPEALIPVQLLWVNLVTDGLPATALGFNPPDLDIMGRRPRSAKEPLISGWLFFRYMVIGGYVGAATVAAAVWWFMYDPTGPGVTFHQLSHFMQCHDENEDFVGITCKVFEASPPMTMALSVLVTIEMSNALNSLSENQSLVRMPPWSNLWLVGAMALSMSLHFMIIYVDPLPMVFKLTHLNVEQWLIVLKLSFPVILIDEVLKFVARNYLEKK; encoded by the exons ATGGAGAACGCGCACACGAAGACGCCGGCAGAATGCCTGGCCTTCTTCGGGGTGAACATGGAAACCGGTCTCACCCCAGACCAAGTCAAGAAGAACCTGGCCAAGTATGGCCCCAATG CACTGCCAGCTGAGGAGG gtaagACCACCTGGGAGCTGATTGTGGAGCAGTTTGAGGATCTGTTGGTCAGAATCCTGCTGCTGGCTGCCTGCATCTCTTTT GTGCTGGCTTGGTTTGAGGAAGGTGAGGAGACCGTCACTGCCTTTGTTGAGCCCTTCGTCATCCTCCTCATCCTTATCGCTAACGCTGTTGTTGGAGTGTGGCAG GAGCGCAATGCCGAGGACGCCATCGAAGCTCTGAAGGAATACGAGCCTGAGATGGGCAAAGTCTTCCGTACTGACAGAAGGAGCGTGCAGAAGATCAAGGCCAATGTGATGGTTCCTGGTGATATTGTGGAGGTGTCCG tCGGTGACAAAGTCCCCGCTGACATCAGGATTGTTGCCATCCGTTCCACCACCCTCCGCATTGACCAGTCCATTCTTACTG GTGAGTCCGTCAGTGTGATTAAGCATACTGACCCCGTCCCCGAccccagagccgtcaaccaggaCAAGAAGAACATGCTTTTCTCT GGCACCAACGTCGCTGCCGGCAGGGCCATTGGCGTGGTTGTGGCTACCGGCGTCTCCACCGAGATTGGCAAGATCCGCGACCAGATGGTCGCCACCGAGCAAGAGAAGACCCCCCTGCAGGCCAAGCTGGATGAGTTCGGCGAGCAGCTGTCCAAGGTCATCTCCCTGATCTGTGTTGCCGTGTGGGCGATCAACATTGGCCACTTCAACGATCCCGTCCATGGAGGTTCCTGGATCCGTGGTGCCGTCTACTACTTCAAGATCGCCATTGCCCTGGCTGTGGCCGCCATAcctgagg GTTTGCCCGCTGTCATCACTACCTGCCTGGCTCTCGGTACCCGCCGTATGGCCAAGAAGAACGCCATTGTCCGCTCTCTGCCCTCTGTGGAGACCCTGGGTTGCACCTCAGTCATCTGCTCTGACAAGACCGGAACCCTGACCACCAACCAGATGTGTGTGACCAAG ATGTTCATCATCAAGAATGTCGACGGCGACCATGTCAACCTGGACATGTTCGACATCTCCGGCTCCAAGTACACCCCCGAGGGAGAGGT CTCCCAGGGAGGTGTTAAGACCCCCTGCGGATCCTACGATGGCCTTGTTGAGCTGGCAACCATCAGCGCCCTGTGCAATGACTCCTCTCTGGACTACAACGAT GCCAAGAAGATCTATGAGAAAGTGGGCGAGGCCACCGAGACTGCCATGTGCTGCCTGGTTGAAAAGATGAATGTGTTCAACTCCAAAGTTACAGGCCTCTCCAAGCCTGATAGAGCCAATGCCTGTTGTGCTGTGATCAAGCAGCTGATGAAGAAGGAATTCACCCTGGAGTTCTCCCGCGACAGGAAGTCCATGTCTGTGTACTGCACCCCCTCCAAGGGCGATGGTGGAGCTAAGATGTTTGTGAAg GGTGCCCCCGAGGGTGTGATTGACAGATGTGCCTATGTTCGCGTTGGCACCACCCGCATTCCCCTGACTAGTGCCGTCAAGGAAAAGATTTTGGCTGTGATCAAGGAATGGGGTTGCGGCCGCGATACCCTGCGTTGCCTGGCACTTGCCACCCGTGACACCCCCCTGAAAGTCGAGGAGATGAAGCTTGAGGATGCCACCAAGTTCATTGATTACgag ACTGACCTGACCTTCGTTGGCTGCGTTGGTATGCTGGATCCCCCACGTAAAGAGGTTACGCCCGCCATTCTGTTGTGCAAAGCTGCTGGAATCCGCGTCATCATGATCACTG GTGACAACAAGGGAACCGCAGTGGCCATCTGCCGTCGTATTGGCATCTTCACAGAAGACGAGGATGTGACTGGAAAGGCCTTCACTGGCCGTGAGTTCGACGACCTGCCCTCATTTGAAATGCAAAGCGATGCTGTCAGAAACGCTAGTTGCTACGCCCGTGTGGAGCCCTCCCACAAGTCCAAGATCGTTGGGTTCCTGCAGGGCCAAGACGAGATTACCGCCATG ACCGGTGATGGTGTGAACGATGCCCCCGCCCTAAAGAAGGCCGAGATCGGCATCGCCATGGGCTCTGGCACTGCCGTTGCCAAGTCTGCCTCTGAGATGGTCCTGGCTGACGACAACTTCTCTTCCATCGTGTCCGCCGTCGAGGAGGGCCGCGCTATCTACAACAACATGAAGCAGTTCATCCGCTACCTCATCTCCTCCAATGTTGGTGAGGTCGTCTG TATCTTCCTGACTGCTGCCCTGGGTCTGCCCGAGGCTCTTATCCCCGTCCAGCTGCTGTGGGTCAACCTGGTGACTGACGGTCTCCCTGCCACCGCCCTGGGCTTCAACCCCCCCGACCTGGACATCATGGGCCGCCGCCCCCGTTCCGCCAAGGAGCCCCTGATCTCCGGCTGGCTGTTCTTCAGATATATGGTCATTGGAG GATATGTCGGTGCCGCCACTGTCGCAGCTGCCGTCTGGTGGTTCATGTACGATCCCACCGGCCCCGGAGTCACCTTCCACCAGCTGTCCCACTTCATGCAGTGCCACGACGAGAACGAAGACTTCGTCGGCATTACATGCAAGGTGTTCGAGGCCTCTCCCCCTATGACGATGGCTCTGTCCGTGTTGGTCACCATTGAGATGTCCAACGCCCTCAACAG CTTGTCTGAGAACCAGTCTCTGGTGCGCATGCCCCCATGGAGCAACTTGTGGCTGGTTGGAGCCAtggctctctccatgtccctccaCTTCATGATCATCTACGTCGACCCCCTGCCC ATGGTCTTCAAGTTGACTCACTTGAACGTGGAGCAATGGTTGATTGTCCTGAAACTCTCTTTCCCTGTCATCCTGATTGACGAGGTGTTGAAGTTTGTCGCCCGTAACTACCTGGAGA AAAAATAG
- the atp2a1l gene encoding ATPase sarcoplasmic/endoplasmic reticulum Ca2+ transporting 1, like isoform X2, with protein sequence MENAHTKTPAECLAFFGVNMETGLTPDQVKKNLAKYGPNALPAEEGKTTWELIVEQFEDLLVRILLLAACISFVLAWFEEGEETVTAFVEPFVILLILIANAVVGVWQERNAEDAIEALKEYEPEMGKVFRTDRRSVQKIKANVMVPGDIVEVSVGDKVPADIRIVAIRSTTLRIDQSILTGESVSVIKHTDPVPDPRAVNQDKKNMLFSGTNVAAGRAIGVVVATGVSTEIGKIRDQMVATEQEKTPLQAKLDEFGEQLSKVISLICVAVWAINIGHFNDPVHGGSWIRGAVYYFKIAIALAVAAIPEGLPAVITTCLALGTRRMAKKNAIVRSLPSVETLGCTSVICSDKTGTLTTNQMCVTKMFIIKNVDGDHVNLDMFDISGSKYTPEGEVSQGGVKTPCGSYDGLVELATISALCNDSSLDYNDAKKIYEKVGEATETAMCCLVEKMNVFNSKVTGLSKPDRANACCAVIKQLMKKEFTLEFSRDRKSMSVYCTPSKGDGGAKMFVKGAPEGVIDRCAYVRVGTTRIPLTSAVKEKILAVIKEWGCGRDTLRCLALATRDTPLKVEEMKLEDATKFIDYETDLTFVGCVGMLDPPRKEVTPAILLCKAAGIRVIMITGDNKGTAVAICRRIGIFTEDEDVTGKAFTGREFDDLPSFEMQSDAVRNASCYARVEPSHKSKIVGFLQGQDEITAMTGDGVNDAPALKKAEIGIAMGSGTAVAKSASEMVLADDNFSSIVSAVEEGRAIYNNMKQFIRYLISSNVGEVVCIFLTAALGLPEALIPVQLLWVNLVTDGLPATALGFNPPDLDIMGRRPRSAKEPLISGWLFFRYMVIGGYVGAATVAAAVWWFMYDPTGPGVTFHQLSHFMQCHDENEDFVGITCKVFEASPPMTMALSVLVTIEMSNALNSLSENQSLVRMPPWSNLWLVGAMALSMSLHFMIIYVDPLPMVFKLTHLNVEQWLIVLKLSFPVILIDEVLKFVARNYLEN encoded by the exons ATGGAGAACGCGCACACGAAGACGCCGGCAGAATGCCTGGCCTTCTTCGGGGTGAACATGGAAACCGGTCTCACCCCAGACCAAGTCAAGAAGAACCTGGCCAAGTATGGCCCCAATG CACTGCCAGCTGAGGAGG gtaagACCACCTGGGAGCTGATTGTGGAGCAGTTTGAGGATCTGTTGGTCAGAATCCTGCTGCTGGCTGCCTGCATCTCTTTT GTGCTGGCTTGGTTTGAGGAAGGTGAGGAGACCGTCACTGCCTTTGTTGAGCCCTTCGTCATCCTCCTCATCCTTATCGCTAACGCTGTTGTTGGAGTGTGGCAG GAGCGCAATGCCGAGGACGCCATCGAAGCTCTGAAGGAATACGAGCCTGAGATGGGCAAAGTCTTCCGTACTGACAGAAGGAGCGTGCAGAAGATCAAGGCCAATGTGATGGTTCCTGGTGATATTGTGGAGGTGTCCG tCGGTGACAAAGTCCCCGCTGACATCAGGATTGTTGCCATCCGTTCCACCACCCTCCGCATTGACCAGTCCATTCTTACTG GTGAGTCCGTCAGTGTGATTAAGCATACTGACCCCGTCCCCGAccccagagccgtcaaccaggaCAAGAAGAACATGCTTTTCTCT GGCACCAACGTCGCTGCCGGCAGGGCCATTGGCGTGGTTGTGGCTACCGGCGTCTCCACCGAGATTGGCAAGATCCGCGACCAGATGGTCGCCACCGAGCAAGAGAAGACCCCCCTGCAGGCCAAGCTGGATGAGTTCGGCGAGCAGCTGTCCAAGGTCATCTCCCTGATCTGTGTTGCCGTGTGGGCGATCAACATTGGCCACTTCAACGATCCCGTCCATGGAGGTTCCTGGATCCGTGGTGCCGTCTACTACTTCAAGATCGCCATTGCCCTGGCTGTGGCCGCCATAcctgagg GTTTGCCCGCTGTCATCACTACCTGCCTGGCTCTCGGTACCCGCCGTATGGCCAAGAAGAACGCCATTGTCCGCTCTCTGCCCTCTGTGGAGACCCTGGGTTGCACCTCAGTCATCTGCTCTGACAAGACCGGAACCCTGACCACCAACCAGATGTGTGTGACCAAG ATGTTCATCATCAAGAATGTCGACGGCGACCATGTCAACCTGGACATGTTCGACATCTCCGGCTCCAAGTACACCCCCGAGGGAGAGGT CTCCCAGGGAGGTGTTAAGACCCCCTGCGGATCCTACGATGGCCTTGTTGAGCTGGCAACCATCAGCGCCCTGTGCAATGACTCCTCTCTGGACTACAACGAT GCCAAGAAGATCTATGAGAAAGTGGGCGAGGCCACCGAGACTGCCATGTGCTGCCTGGTTGAAAAGATGAATGTGTTCAACTCCAAAGTTACAGGCCTCTCCAAGCCTGATAGAGCCAATGCCTGTTGTGCTGTGATCAAGCAGCTGATGAAGAAGGAATTCACCCTGGAGTTCTCCCGCGACAGGAAGTCCATGTCTGTGTACTGCACCCCCTCCAAGGGCGATGGTGGAGCTAAGATGTTTGTGAAg GGTGCCCCCGAGGGTGTGATTGACAGATGTGCCTATGTTCGCGTTGGCACCACCCGCATTCCCCTGACTAGTGCCGTCAAGGAAAAGATTTTGGCTGTGATCAAGGAATGGGGTTGCGGCCGCGATACCCTGCGTTGCCTGGCACTTGCCACCCGTGACACCCCCCTGAAAGTCGAGGAGATGAAGCTTGAGGATGCCACCAAGTTCATTGATTACgag ACTGACCTGACCTTCGTTGGCTGCGTTGGTATGCTGGATCCCCCACGTAAAGAGGTTACGCCCGCCATTCTGTTGTGCAAAGCTGCTGGAATCCGCGTCATCATGATCACTG GTGACAACAAGGGAACCGCAGTGGCCATCTGCCGTCGTATTGGCATCTTCACAGAAGACGAGGATGTGACTGGAAAGGCCTTCACTGGCCGTGAGTTCGACGACCTGCCCTCATTTGAAATGCAAAGCGATGCTGTCAGAAACGCTAGTTGCTACGCCCGTGTGGAGCCCTCCCACAAGTCCAAGATCGTTGGGTTCCTGCAGGGCCAAGACGAGATTACCGCCATG ACCGGTGATGGTGTGAACGATGCCCCCGCCCTAAAGAAGGCCGAGATCGGCATCGCCATGGGCTCTGGCACTGCCGTTGCCAAGTCTGCCTCTGAGATGGTCCTGGCTGACGACAACTTCTCTTCCATCGTGTCCGCCGTCGAGGAGGGCCGCGCTATCTACAACAACATGAAGCAGTTCATCCGCTACCTCATCTCCTCCAATGTTGGTGAGGTCGTCTG TATCTTCCTGACTGCTGCCCTGGGTCTGCCCGAGGCTCTTATCCCCGTCCAGCTGCTGTGGGTCAACCTGGTGACTGACGGTCTCCCTGCCACCGCCCTGGGCTTCAACCCCCCCGACCTGGACATCATGGGCCGCCGCCCCCGTTCCGCCAAGGAGCCCCTGATCTCCGGCTGGCTGTTCTTCAGATATATGGTCATTGGAG GATATGTCGGTGCCGCCACTGTCGCAGCTGCCGTCTGGTGGTTCATGTACGATCCCACCGGCCCCGGAGTCACCTTCCACCAGCTGTCCCACTTCATGCAGTGCCACGACGAGAACGAAGACTTCGTCGGCATTACATGCAAGGTGTTCGAGGCCTCTCCCCCTATGACGATGGCTCTGTCCGTGTTGGTCACCATTGAGATGTCCAACGCCCTCAACAG CTTGTCTGAGAACCAGTCTCTGGTGCGCATGCCCCCATGGAGCAACTTGTGGCTGGTTGGAGCCAtggctctctccatgtccctccaCTTCATGATCATCTACGTCGACCCCCTGCCC ATGGTCTTCAAGTTGACTCACTTGAACGTGGAGCAATGGTTGATTGTCCTGAAACTCTCTTTCCCTGTCATCCTGATTGACGAGGTGTTGAAGTTTGTCGCCCGTAACTACCTGGAGA ACTAA